A part of Marinobacter psychrophilus genomic DNA contains:
- a CDS encoding efflux RND transporter permease subunit, with protein MRFTDIFIQRPVLAIVISLLIMLLGVRAAMDLEIRQYPQLETTTVTVSTSYPGASSDLIQGFITTPLQQAIAESSGIDYLISTSAQGSSTIAAHMNLNYDANAALAEIQSKVASQRNVLPTEAQDPVISSSTGDSTALMYIAFYSEGELSVPQITDYLTRVVQPQLQAISGVGKAQLLGRTFAVRVWLDPERLAAVNMTPVEVVDQLRANNYQAAVGTTRGEFTEVALTSNTDIADPEDFKQLVVKQKDGTQIRLQDIARVELGAQSYDQLAMYKGIPATFTAIELAPGANPLTVAKLVKDELPGIRSQVPAGLEVQLAYDGSQFIEDSISEVIKTLAEAMVIVLVVVFLCLGSVRASIVPAIAVPLSLVGGVFIMLLFGFSLNLLTLLSMVLAIGLVVDDAIIMVENIHRHIENGESRYDAAIHGAREMAVPIIAMTTTLVAVYAPIGFMGGLVGSLFTEFAFTLAGTVVISGIVALTLSPMLSGKVLKPHGDPGKFEHLVERTFQGIANGYSTALVSLMKTKSVVVFFALAILCSIYFMVTMSQNELAPTEDQGILFYQGLGPQTSTLDYLLENGKEVQDRLSTVDGYYEDFMVLGFTAPNAVFGGLKMKPSAERDITQFEVQPKMTAELNKVTGLQTAVFAPPALPGSGGGLPFQFVVTTGGSYEQLSSVADELVGVAMRSGNFLFLRTSISFDKPVTRIDVDRDRVADLGLSMRDVGQQLSSMLGGGYVNRFNMEGRSYQVIPQVDRNFRTDEQALKDYYIRADNGTLVPLSSVVSFSSDVEPSNRTQFNQQNSLTLEGVVSPGVASGTAMDFMEQTSADIFPQGFGFDYKGETRQQAKQGNALMVTFLLSLLVIYLVLAAQFESWRDPLIILISVPMSVAGAMAFIVLGFATMNIYTQVGLITLIGVVSKNGILIVEFANQLQKVKGLNRLDAVVEAASIRLRPIIMTSLALIFAMVPLLLASGPGAQSRFAIGLTITAGLGIGTLLTVFVLPAFYVLLARDHNAASKDKHEDDNGEHRDHANHAPAS; from the coding sequence CAACCATAGCAGCCCACATGAATCTAAACTACGACGCCAATGCGGCCCTTGCCGAGATTCAGTCGAAAGTGGCAAGCCAACGTAACGTGTTGCCGACCGAAGCCCAAGACCCTGTCATTAGCTCCAGCACCGGCGACTCCACTGCACTGATGTACATCGCGTTTTACAGTGAAGGCGAATTAAGCGTACCGCAAATTACCGACTACCTGACCCGGGTTGTGCAGCCCCAGTTGCAAGCGATTAGCGGCGTCGGTAAGGCTCAGTTGCTCGGACGTACGTTTGCTGTGCGGGTATGGCTGGACCCGGAACGCCTGGCTGCGGTGAACATGACCCCGGTAGAGGTTGTCGATCAATTGCGTGCGAATAACTATCAGGCCGCGGTTGGCACCACCAGAGGTGAGTTTACCGAGGTAGCGCTGACCAGCAACACCGACATTGCCGATCCTGAAGACTTCAAACAACTCGTGGTAAAACAAAAGGACGGCACCCAGATCCGCTTGCAAGACATTGCGCGGGTCGAACTGGGCGCACAATCTTACGACCAGCTAGCCATGTACAAAGGCATCCCGGCCACCTTCACCGCTATTGAGCTAGCCCCCGGCGCTAACCCCCTAACCGTTGCCAAGCTGGTGAAAGATGAACTGCCGGGTATTCGCAGTCAGGTGCCCGCAGGCCTCGAGGTTCAGCTGGCCTACGACGGCTCACAGTTTATAGAGGATTCCATCAGCGAAGTGATCAAAACCTTGGCCGAAGCGATGGTGATTGTCTTGGTCGTGGTGTTTTTATGCCTGGGCTCTGTGCGCGCCTCTATCGTTCCCGCTATTGCGGTTCCACTTTCGTTGGTAGGCGGTGTGTTTATAATGCTGCTGTTTGGCTTCTCGCTGAACCTACTGACCCTTCTTTCAATGGTGCTCGCAATCGGCCTGGTGGTGGATGATGCCATCATCATGGTGGAAAACATTCACCGGCACATTGAAAACGGCGAATCACGATACGATGCGGCGATCCATGGCGCCCGGGAAATGGCCGTTCCCATTATCGCGATGACAACAACCCTGGTGGCGGTGTATGCGCCCATCGGCTTTATGGGGGGCCTTGTAGGCTCACTGTTCACCGAGTTCGCCTTTACTCTGGCTGGCACCGTGGTGATTTCCGGAATTGTCGCCTTGACCCTGTCGCCCATGCTGTCAGGAAAAGTTCTTAAACCCCACGGCGATCCCGGCAAATTCGAACATCTGGTAGAGCGCACCTTCCAGGGCATCGCCAATGGTTATTCCACGGCCCTTGTGTCGCTGATGAAAACCAAGTCGGTGGTAGTGTTTTTTGCCTTGGCGATATTGTGCTCAATCTACTTTATGGTCACCATGAGCCAGAATGAACTGGCGCCGACCGAAGATCAGGGCATTTTGTTCTACCAGGGTCTGGGCCCCCAAACCTCCACCCTCGACTATTTGCTCGAAAACGGGAAAGAAGTTCAAGATCGGTTATCGACAGTCGACGGCTATTACGAAGACTTTATGGTTCTGGGTTTCACTGCGCCAAACGCGGTGTTTGGCGGACTAAAAATGAAGCCCTCGGCAGAGCGCGACATAACCCAGTTTGAAGTGCAGCCTAAAATGACCGCTGAACTGAACAAAGTGACTGGTTTGCAAACGGCGGTGTTCGCGCCACCCGCCCTACCCGGTTCTGGCGGCGGTCTGCCGTTCCAGTTTGTGGTGACCACTGGTGGCAGTTACGAGCAATTGAGCAGCGTTGCCGACGAACTGGTAGGCGTGGCCATGCGAAGTGGAAACTTCCTGTTCCTGCGAACGTCCATCAGCTTTGACAAGCCGGTTACCCGCATCGATGTGGATCGTGATCGAGTAGCAGACCTGGGCCTGTCGATGAGAGACGTTGGCCAGCAGCTGAGCAGTATGCTCGGCGGCGGTTACGTTAACCGGTTCAATATGGAGGGCCGTTCCTATCAGGTTATTCCCCAAGTGGATCGAAACTTCCGCACAGACGAACAGGCTCTGAAGGATTACTACATTCGTGCCGACAACGGCACCCTGGTGCCTTTGTCCAGCGTGGTGTCTTTCAGCAGCGATGTAGAACCATCGAACCGTACCCAGTTCAACCAACAAAATTCGCTGACCCTTGAGGGCGTGGTTTCACCCGGTGTGGCCTCTGGCACCGCCATGGACTTCATGGAGCAGACGTCGGCGGACATATTCCCGCAGGGCTTTGGTTTTGACTACAAGGGCGAAACCCGTCAGCAAGCAAAACAGGGCAACGCTTTGATGGTGACCTTCTTACTGTCGCTCTTGGTGATTTATCTGGTGCTGGCGGCGCAGTTTGAAAGCTGGCGCGACCCATTGATCATTTTGATCTCAGTGCCCATGTCGGTAGCCGGCGCCATGGCGTTTATTGTGCTGGGCTTTGCTACCATGAACATCTACACCCAGGTAGGCCTGATTACTCTGATAGGCGTGGTGTCGAAGAACGGAATATTGATTGTGGAGTTCGCCAACCAGCTGCAAAAAGTCAAAGGACTGAATAGACTGGATGCCGTGGTGGAAGCCGCATCCATTCGTTTACGGCCTATTATTATGACGTCACTGGCGCTGATTTTCGCGATGGTACCGCTGCTGCTAGCATCCGGACCGGGCGCTCAAAGCCGCTTCGCGATCGGACTCACGATTACCGCCGGGCTGGGCATTGGTACTTTGCTCACTGTGTTTGTACTGCCAGCATTTTACGTGCTCCTGGCGCGGGACCACAACGCCGCCAGCAAAGACAAGCATGAGGATGACAATGGAGAACATCGCGATCACGCCAACCACGCTCCAGCCAGCTAA
- a CDS encoding DUF3301 domain-containing protein, with product MTLLNLFWLFVLGFATWYWWRAKAIKDGVLVAAKRYCKTMDVMLLDDVVYLRGVWVKRDSGGQLRVWRRFMFDFTTTGEERYSGRIIMLGRKIVHTELEPHRI from the coding sequence TTGACGCTGCTCAATCTGTTTTGGCTGTTTGTTCTTGGCTTTGCTACCTGGTATTGGTGGCGGGCCAAGGCCATCAAAGATGGCGTGCTGGTTGCGGCCAAGCGCTACTGCAAAACCATGGATGTGATGCTGCTGGATGACGTTGTATATCTGCGCGGCGTGTGGGTAAAACGCGACAGCGGCGGACAGCTGCGGGTTTGGCGGCGCTTCATGTTTGACTTCACCACCACCGGCGAAGAACGTTATAGCGGCCGCATTATTATGCTGGGGCGGAAGATTGTTCACACGGAGCTGGAACCACACCGGATCTGA
- a CDS encoding inositol monophosphatase family protein, with amino-acid sequence MSDSVSLHEITDFAQALALEAGELIRHERDHNTLRTDYKQQTELVTHADIMADEFITGAIRKRFPEHRILSEETMPDLTQAEHIDTPLWVIDPIDGTVNYAYGHPQVAVSIAYAERGQVQAGIVHAPFAGQNGKGETFRATRGDGATLNGQAIRHSNASELRQALFATGFPYTKDALEPLLKRLDAMIHQCRDLRRMGSAALDICWVACGRLDVYYENVSPWDFAAARLIAIEAGAHAGHFGEVPENQPADLWGKDILISSPKLWLSVREVLRNASGY; translated from the coding sequence ATGTCTGATTCTGTTTCCCTGCACGAAATCACCGATTTTGCCCAAGCCCTGGCCCTCGAAGCCGGAGAGCTAATTCGCCACGAGCGCGATCACAATACCCTGCGTACCGATTACAAACAGCAAACCGAGCTGGTGACCCACGCTGATATAATGGCGGATGAGTTTATTACCGGTGCCATCCGTAAACGCTTTCCGGAACATCGCATTCTGTCGGAAGAAACCATGCCCGACCTGACTCAGGCCGAGCACATCGATACGCCGCTGTGGGTGATTGACCCGATCGATGGCACCGTGAACTACGCCTACGGCCACCCACAAGTAGCCGTTTCCATCGCCTACGCCGAGCGCGGCCAAGTACAGGCAGGCATTGTGCACGCACCCTTCGCCGGCCAGAACGGCAAAGGTGAAACCTTCCGCGCTACCCGCGGTGATGGGGCAACCTTAAACGGCCAGGCGATCCGCCACAGCAACGCCAGCGAACTACGCCAGGCGCTGTTTGCCACCGGTTTCCCTTACACAAAAGACGCGCTAGAACCGCTGTTAAAGCGGTTGGATGCGATGATTCACCAATGCCGTGATTTGCGCCGAATGGGTTCTGCCGCTCTGGATATATGCTGGGTGGCCTGCGGCCGGTTAGACGTGTACTACGAAAATGTCAGCCCCTGGGATTTTGCCGCCGCAAGGCTGATAGCCATAGAGGCCGGCGCCCATGCCGGACACTTCGGCGAGGTACCCGAAAATCAACCGGCGGACTTATGGGGCAAAGATATACTGATTAGCTCGCCCAAGCTGTGGCTGTCTGTGCGAGAGGTTTTGCGGAATGCGTCGGGTTATTAA
- the thiS gene encoding sulfur carrier protein ThiS, which yields MKLTVNGEPMALPAGATVGALIEHLGLVGKRLAIELNEDIVPLSQHADTALAEGDQIEVVRAIGGG from the coding sequence ATGAAGTTAACAGTGAACGGCGAGCCAATGGCGCTGCCAGCTGGCGCTACCGTGGGTGCCTTAATCGAGCATCTGGGCTTGGTGGGCAAACGCCTGGCGATTGAATTGAACGAAGACATAGTGCCGCTCAGCCAGCACGCAGATACGGCATTGGCTGAGGGCGATCAGATAGAAGTGGTACGCGCCATTGGTGGCGGTTAA
- a CDS encoding DUF423 domain-containing protein, with protein sequence MTAKHAESGLAGQTAARPALMIWALVTGALLALTAVMAGAFGAHGLRNVVDARGLEVFEMAATYQMYHALGLILVAALAGFGVSRKLLTAAAAFMLAGVVLFSGSLYALALFQTKGIGLITPIGGLCFMIGWSLLALAALTCKAHSKQIE encoded by the coding sequence GTGACTGCTAAGCATGCTGAGTCGGGACTGGCTGGCCAAACTGCGGCTCGTCCAGCGTTGATGATCTGGGCTTTGGTAACCGGTGCCTTACTGGCACTGACTGCGGTGATGGCGGGTGCTTTTGGTGCCCACGGCCTGCGTAATGTGGTCGATGCTCGCGGCTTGGAAGTGTTTGAGATGGCTGCGACTTACCAGATGTATCATGCCTTGGGACTTATTCTGGTGGCTGCATTGGCCGGCTTTGGCGTGTCACGTAAGCTGCTGACGGCGGCGGCGGCTTTCATGCTCGCTGGTGTGGTTCTGTTCAGCGGCAGTTTGTATGCGCTGGCACTGTTTCAAACCAAGGGTATTGGTCTTATTACGCCGATTGGCGGCTTATGTTTCATGATTGGCTGGTCGCTGCTTGCGTTGGCGGCACTCACATGTAAAGCGCATTCAAAACAGATTGAATAA
- a CDS encoding symmetrical bis(5'-nucleosyl)-tetraphosphatase, translated as MSEYAIGDIQGCYDALQQVLDKVGFSPSRDRLWVAGDLINRGPESLKTLRYIANLGTSAEVVLGNHDLHLLAVAMADHKTKRKDTLDSILTAPDRDQLLDWLRQQKLCVYDPKRDLFMAHAGLPHIWTVAQAGTHAREVEQVIRGPQAAEYFAGMYGNQPAAWHSGLSGMDRWRVITNYFTRMRFISPDGALELTAKESVDTAPAGFAPWFDYARDDSTRVVFGHWAALEGHTGHKRFIGLDTGCVWGGALTLMDLDSEEITCCDC; from the coding sequence ATGAGTGAGTATGCCATTGGTGACATTCAAGGGTGTTACGACGCTTTGCAGCAGGTGTTAGACAAGGTCGGATTCTCGCCGTCGCGGGACCGTTTGTGGGTAGCGGGAGATTTAATCAACCGCGGTCCGGAGTCTCTGAAAACACTGCGTTATATTGCCAACCTGGGCACCAGCGCCGAGGTGGTTTTAGGCAATCATGACTTGCACCTGCTAGCAGTCGCGATGGCAGACCACAAGACAAAGCGTAAAGACACTCTCGACAGCATTTTAACGGCGCCCGATCGCGATCAGCTTCTGGATTGGCTGCGCCAGCAGAAACTTTGCGTTTATGACCCCAAGCGTGATCTGTTTATGGCTCACGCCGGGCTGCCTCATATCTGGACGGTGGCGCAGGCCGGTACCCACGCTCGCGAAGTAGAACAGGTGATCCGTGGCCCGCAAGCCGCTGAATATTTTGCCGGCATGTACGGCAATCAGCCCGCAGCCTGGCACTCTGGCCTGAGTGGCATGGACCGCTGGCGGGTGATCACCAATTACTTTACCCGCATGCGCTTTATCTCACCTGATGGCGCTTTGGAACTGACGGCCAAAGAATCGGTGGACACCGCACCGGCGGGATTTGCGCCCTGGTTTGACTACGCCCGCGACGACAGCACCCGCGTTGTGTTCGGCCACTGGGCCGCGCTGGAGGGCCATACCGGTCACAAACGCTTTATCGGTCTGGATACCGGCTGTGTCTGGGGCGGAGCACTGACCTTGATGGACCTGGATAGCGAGGAGATCACCTGCTGTGACTGCTAA
- the rsmA gene encoding 16S rRNA (adenine(1518)-N(6)/adenine(1519)-N(6))-dimethyltransferase RsmA: protein MSRQPGHQARKRFGQNFLHDPGVIERIVRSIAPKPDQSIVEIGPGLGAITEEILAVNPRLQVVELDRDLIPILRTKFFNYPEFRIHQADALKFDFNELVGEQPLRIIGNLPYNISTPLIFHLLAHSGVVKDMHFMLQKEVVQRMAAIPGDNNYGRLGIMTQYFCKVQPLFEVGPDAFRPAPKVDSFIVRLVPYVTLPHPAKDLGTLQAVVRSAFNARRKTLRKALGGFVTAAELQQLGINDGLRPENLGLADYVAIADYLVTRVPSADIEAPGAGNE, encoded by the coding sequence GTGAGCAGACAACCCGGCCATCAGGCCCGCAAACGCTTTGGCCAGAACTTCCTGCACGACCCCGGTGTTATCGAGCGTATTGTCCGCTCTATTGCCCCCAAGCCCGATCAGTCTATTGTTGAAATCGGCCCCGGCCTGGGCGCCATCACTGAAGAAATTCTGGCGGTGAATCCACGCCTGCAGGTGGTGGAGCTGGATCGCGATTTGATACCAATATTGCGCACCAAATTCTTTAACTATCCGGAATTTCGCATCCACCAGGCTGACGCGCTGAAGTTCGATTTTAACGAACTGGTGGGCGAACAGCCGCTGCGGATTATTGGCAATCTGCCCTATAACATCTCAACTCCACTGATTTTTCACTTGCTGGCCCACAGTGGCGTGGTTAAGGACATGCACTTCATGCTGCAAAAAGAAGTGGTGCAGCGTATGGCGGCGATTCCGGGCGACAACAATTATGGCCGTTTGGGCATCATGACCCAGTATTTCTGCAAAGTGCAGCCACTGTTTGAAGTTGGGCCGGATGCCTTCCGCCCTGCACCAAAAGTGGACTCGTTCATTGTCCGGCTGGTGCCTTACGTCACCTTACCGCACCCGGCTAAAGACCTGGGTACGCTGCAGGCGGTGGTGCGCAGTGCGTTTAACGCCCGTCGTAAAACCCTGCGCAAGGCCCTTGGCGGTTTTGTGACCGCCGCCGAGCTCCAGCAGTTAGGCATCAATGACGGCCTGCGCCCGGAAAATCTCGGTCTGGCGGACTATGTCGCCATCGCTGACTATCTGGTAACACGCGTACCAAGTGCTGACATCGAGGCGCCTGGAGCTGGCAATGAGTGA
- the pdxA gene encoding 4-hydroxythreonine-4-phosphate dehydrogenase PdxA has protein sequence MSERITLALTAGEPAGIGPELCLQLAGQERRVGIVAVASQPLLEARARLLGLSVQIIAWQPGMVASTAAGELSVLHVNGCISDQAGQLDTGNSQYVLDTLTCAAEGCLNGSFDGMVTAPVHKGVINDAGIAFIGHTEFLQELCGVERVVMMLATDELRVALVTTHLPLKDVSAAITPERLSQVVRILNADLKTFFNIAQPRILVAGLNPHAGEGGHLGREEIEVIEPTLARLRAEGIGLTGPLPADTLFTPHWLDNADVALAMFHDQGLPVLKFQGFGRAVNITLGLPIVRTSVDHGTALDLAGTGKADGGSLLTAIRVGEQMARGLRANQIKREIP, from the coding sequence ATGAGTGAGCGGATTACCCTGGCCCTGACCGCGGGGGAACCCGCCGGCATTGGGCCTGAATTGTGCCTGCAACTGGCCGGTCAGGAACGGCGGGTAGGCATTGTTGCGGTGGCCAGCCAGCCGTTGCTGGAAGCCCGTGCCCGCTTGCTGGGGCTAAGCGTTCAAATCATAGCGTGGCAGCCCGGAATGGTCGCTAGCACTGCCGCCGGCGAGTTGTCGGTATTGCACGTTAACGGTTGTATTAGTGATCAGGCTGGCCAGCTGGATACCGGCAACAGCCAATATGTGCTGGATACCCTGACGTGCGCTGCTGAAGGTTGCCTGAACGGCAGTTTTGACGGCATGGTGACCGCACCGGTGCATAAGGGGGTGATTAACGACGCAGGCATCGCCTTTATTGGTCACACCGAGTTCCTGCAGGAGTTGTGTGGTGTTGAACGGGTGGTCATGATGTTGGCCACCGACGAATTGCGGGTGGCGTTGGTCACCACCCACTTGCCCCTTAAAGACGTGTCGGCGGCCATAACCCCCGAACGTTTGAGCCAGGTGGTGCGGATTCTGAACGCCGATCTGAAAACCTTTTTCAATATTGCCCAGCCGCGCATTCTGGTGGCCGGACTGAACCCCCATGCCGGTGAAGGCGGGCATTTGGGGCGGGAAGAAATCGAAGTGATTGAACCCACGCTGGCGCGGTTGCGCGCCGAAGGTATAGGTCTGACCGGTCCACTACCCGCAGATACTCTATTTACGCCGCACTGGCTTGATAACGCCGACGTCGCACTGGCGATGTTTCACGATCAAGGCCTGCCGGTGTTGAAATTTCAGGGTTTTGGTCGCGCGGTGAATATCACCCTCGGCTTGCCCATTGTGCGCACTTCGGTAGACCATGGCACCGCGCTGGATTTGGCTGGCACCGGCAAAGCCGATGGTGGCAGCCTGTTAACAGCCATTCGCGTGGGTGAACAAATGGCCCGTGGTTTGCGCGCCAATCAGATAAAGAGAGAAATACCGTGA
- a CDS encoding peptidylprolyl isomerase codes for MKATFRHCVTSLMLVLALLPLAAQAERQLLDQVVAIVDDDVILATELDARINTIVTRLQAQETTLPPRSLLQERVLDQLITESVQLQMAGKMGMRISDNELNETMGSIAGRNGMSLEQFEQQLASEGVSYRDAREQIRNELLTSRVQQRQVGSRIRVTDREVENYQQAQQAGGGNTAEYRLAYIFIETEDPSSDASVQAARSKAETLRQQIVEGRDFRAVAVAESDASNALEGGDMGWRVESQLPSLVAPVVPDLMVGQPSDVLQNSSGFHLVMVMEQRGGEQQKLVQQNRVRHILVQPSDAITEAEAEDKVRDLFEKLQNGADFAELAKAESDDTVSGSDGGNLGWVNPGQMVPEFEQAMQTATVGQIEGPVRSQFGWHLLQVQERRQKDMSDEFRESETRQTLYQRKFENELQNWLREIRDEAFVEFKPGHAESSNTEAANIDENAS; via the coding sequence ATGAAGGCGACCTTTCGCCACTGTGTAACATCCCTGATGCTGGTGTTGGCATTGCTACCGCTGGCGGCTCAGGCCGAGCGCCAACTGCTGGACCAAGTGGTTGCGATTGTCGATGACGACGTGATTCTGGCCACCGAGCTGGATGCCCGCATCAACACCATTGTTACCCGGCTGCAAGCCCAGGAAACCACCTTGCCGCCGCGCAGTTTGCTTCAGGAGCGGGTGCTGGATCAGCTGATTACCGAATCGGTGCAGCTGCAGATGGCGGGCAAAATGGGCATGCGTATCAGCGATAACGAACTGAACGAAACCATGGGCAGCATTGCCGGCCGCAATGGCATGAGCCTGGAGCAGTTCGAACAGCAGTTGGCCAGCGAAGGCGTCAGCTACCGTGATGCCCGCGAGCAGATCCGCAATGAACTGCTCACCAGCCGGGTTCAGCAGCGCCAGGTAGGCAGCCGTATTCGGGTAACAGACCGCGAAGTGGAAAATTATCAGCAGGCGCAGCAAGCCGGCGGTGGCAACACCGCCGAGTATCGCCTGGCTTACATCTTTATCGAAACCGAGGACCCAAGCAGCGATGCGTCGGTTCAAGCCGCTCGCAGCAAGGCAGAGACACTGCGCCAGCAGATTGTGGAAGGCCGGGATTTTCGCGCGGTTGCGGTAGCAGAATCGGATGCCAGCAACGCCCTCGAGGGCGGTGACATGGGCTGGCGCGTTGAAAGCCAATTGCCGTCTCTGGTGGCTCCGGTCGTGCCAGACCTGATGGTGGGCCAGCCGTCTGACGTACTACAGAATAGCAGCGGTTTTCACCTGGTGATGGTGATGGAGCAGCGCGGTGGCGAACAGCAGAAACTGGTTCAGCAAAACCGGGTAAGGCATATTCTGGTGCAGCCGTCTGACGCGATCACCGAGGCCGAAGCCGAGGACAAGGTCCGCGATCTTTTTGAAAAATTGCAGAACGGCGCTGATTTCGCCGAGCTGGCCAAGGCCGAGTCTGACGACACAGTATCGGGTTCTGACGGTGGTAACCTGGGTTGGGTAAATCCCGGGCAGATGGTGCCAGAATTTGAACAGGCTATGCAAACCGCCACCGTGGGGCAGATTGAAGGCCCCGTGCGTTCCCAGTTCGGTTGGCATCTTTTGCAGGTGCAAGAGCGTCGGCAGAAAGACATGAGCGACGAATTTCGTGAATCTGAAACCCGCCAGACCCTGTACCAGCGTAAGTTTGAAAATGAACTGCAGAACTGGTTGCGGGAAATTCGTGATGAGGCTTTTGTTGAGTTCAAGCCGGGGCATGCCGAAAGCAGTAACACTGAGGCTGCCAACATAGATGAAAACGCATCATGA